TTTCGAATGATAGTCTTCCCAGAGGGCAAAACTTAAAAATAAAAAAAGACTTACAATATGCTCCACCTCCTCTACAGGGCCGGTGTGATTGTAAGTCGAATTATATGATACTTATTACAGAATGTCTATTGGCAAATAGTTACAAAAATTTAAAAAGGTGAATACCGTAAAGCAATAAAACCCCCGGTAATCCAAGGATTGCGGATGTCAAAGCCGTCCACGGATTAATCCCTACCATGATAGCAAAGTTTTGCGCTGCAAGCATCTCGTTGATGAAAAAAATGGAAATCATCCCAATAATGCCCCGAAGCAGAAAATTGAGAAGAAATTCCGCTTTTTTTCGGAGTGAGATCACACACAATATCACAACACACATCACTATGATCGTTGTTGCTCCGGTAAAATAACTCAAATATTTATCCTCCCCGCTGCCTATCTATATCATTCTATTCAGGAAAGTTTTGAAATATTATATGAATAAATTACCAGTGTAAGTCCATACTTTAGTATTAAAGATGCTGTAAACAATGCCATATACAGGAAAGGCGGACCGGTTATGAAATCCTATTTCAGCAAAAGCTCCTATGTCGATAAAGAGGACAACAGTATACTAAACGATATTGCAAAGACCCGTCGCGCTCTTGAAACCGCCTATGCCGGTTTTGAAAACGCCACGGACCCTGACTTGATCGACTGCTATATTTATGAAGTAAATGCTGTACAGAAACGCTATAAATATCTGCTTCAGGAAGCAGCCAAATTAAATCTGGCAGCAGAGACACCAAAGGCAGAAAATTTATGCGAGGAATCCCCGGCTCCCCTCGTGCGACAGACTTTCCGTGAGTTTCCCTTTTCCGTAGGTTAATCCGGCATATACTGTCTGCGTATTCCCCATAACAGGACCCGAAGTATCCTCCTGACTCACTGTCCGATAAGCCTCCATCAATTCCGTCATCACTTTTCGACAACGACTGAGAGGTTCTATACTGCCACGGACATCTGCTCCTGCCATTTCTTTATTGATATAACTATATAGCCGGAGCAGATTATGTGCTACTTCGTATCTGTGGTCGAGAGAATTCATCAGCTCGGTGACACATCCTCTTGCCTTGCGGATCGCTTCCCGGAATTTATCCCGGTCATTCTGATCCCTGACCGCATCTTCTACATACGCCAGATACATTTCATAAAGTATTACGATCAGCTCGCTCTTATTCGCCTGCGTGATCCGCATCGTAAAATTTTTTCTTGCTTCGTCCGTCATTTTATTTCCCTCTGATCAAAATCCGGATTACTGAAGAAGCTGCAAAATCTGTGACGGCCTCTGATTTGCCTGTGCCAACATCGAAGTACCAGCCTGACTGAGCACCTGATCTTTCGTATATTCTGTCATTTCTTCCGCCATGTTCACATCGATAATCCGTGAATAAGCGGCAGTCATACTTTCCTCCGTCGTATCCAGACTCGATACAATATGCTCCAGACGATTCTCATAGGCGCCGAGACGGGAACGAATATTGGAAATCTCATTGATCGCTTTGGAAATTCTGTCAATCGATTTTCTCGCCTCATCTTCGGTCGAGACGTCCAGATCTTCGATCGCCAGATTTTTACTGGATACTTTCGGAATCCGAATATCCAAAGTCTGTCCTTCATTAGCCCCTACCTGCATTGTCATAGCGCCAATACCGGTCAGATCCAGAACTACAACTTTGTCACCAGGTATATCTCCGGATGCCACCAGGGCTTCCAGATCGATCTCCAATGTCAGAGAGAAACTTTTATCTGCAGTGATTGTCACAGTGCTCATCTTCTCATCATACGAATAGATCTGATTATCCACTGTCTGCTGAGGAACCGGTTTGCCATGTACATTCATTGTCGCAGTGCCGCCCGGTCCTGCTGCCGCTCCATTGATCGTCGCACCGGTAAAATAATACTCACCGGTGACTGCATCCTGATAAGAATGTATCTCCAACTCATAGAAACCGGCTCTTGCTTCATCCGAATATGACTGTATTTTAATCGCAGACGTATTCAGGACCGCATTGGCTTTGTCAGACTTCTCCACATATCCTTTCAGATCAAAGGTGCCATCTAATAATATACTTCCGTTATATTCTGTGGAATCGGCGATACGGTCAATCTCTTCCAACAAAGAATCAACTTCCTCCTGAACAATCTGTCTGTCACCGTCAGACAAAGGACCGTTGGACGCTTTGATGCTCAATTCATTCAGCCTTTGTAACATATCATGCACTTCTGAGAGCGTACCTTCCGCTACACCGATTACGGAAATTCCGTCGTTGGCATTTTGCTCGGCTCTTGTCATACTTCTGATCTGTGCATTCATCCTTTTGGCAATGGCAATACCGGAAGGGCTGTCTTTCGCATGGTTGATCTTATAACCGGAAGACAACTTTTCAATGGAATTGGACAATGCGTTTTCTGATTTTGTGAGGCAGTCATTGGTTATGATTGCCGACATATTAAAGTTTATTTTCATTATAGGAACCCCTTTCTGACTGTTTACGTACGACACTTATCACTGTTTTTGCAATGTTGTAAAGCCTTTTTGTGGAAGTCTGACTCTGCTGACCCTGATTCGTCTCTTCAGAAAAGCCGGTGTGCAGATTTTTACGGAAGCCAATATCCATACTCTCTGTCCGCAGACCTGTCTGCTCCAGGCGTTCTCTGATCTGCTCCTGCATCTCCTGTAATGCTTCATCGCTTCCCTTCTGGGAACCGATCAAAAATCCTTTTACCTGATCGTCTTCGAGCTGAAGTTTGATGACAATCTTTCCATAAGCCTCCATATCCATGGATGCTTCCACCATTCCTTTATTTATATCGGAATGAATCACCTGAAGATGAAGTGCCATCACCGAATCTTCCATCATAACCGGAATTTCATATCTCTCGGTGTCCGCCAGTTTTGCTGTAAACGAAACCTGTTTATAGATCAGACCAAGCTGTCTCATATCCAGAGAAGTCACATTGTCTGTCTCATACATGGCCTCATCCAATATCTCTTTTTGCGTATCTGCCAGTTTATGATAAGCCTCGGCTGCCTCTTCCCTGCTCTCAAAATTTTCTTCCAGCTGCGCAATTTTTTCTTCCAGCTGGTTTTTATTATCGACAGAATGCGCATCCGCTTCCTGTCTGATCTTTTTCCAAGCTCCGGACATATCCTGTTCGCAGGCCGCCATTGCTCTGACATTTTCCAGCGTGACCGGTTCTTCCAACATTTCCAGCATATTCACAGCATTTTTTTCCACTTGCTGCGCCTGTCTGTACTGTGCGATCTGCTCTCTCCGGTAAGCGCTGTCTGCCGATCTGTCGCTCTCTGTCTGACGCATTTTCTCGGCAAACGCCTCCAGACCCATAGCTTCATCCACTGCCGCCCCAATCAGCTTGTCGGCATCCAGATTGTTATAAATTTCACGACTGAGCCGTCTGTAATAGTCGATTTCCTTTTCCTGTTTCGTTCCCGTAAAGGCCGCATCAATCTGACTGTCTATCGAAACACCTTTTTCTTTTACTTCGTGCAACACGCCCGTATCGTCATCCACTGCCGTATCCATCCGCTTTGCATGTGCGGTCCGCACTGCCGTGAGCAAATTTTTAAAGGAAAGCTCACCACCTTGATGGATCAGGCTTCCAATCACTGCCCCGTCGGACTTTTCCACCTGGCGGAGAAGCCGGTAAATTCCAATGTAAGACTGCTTTTCTTCTTCTGTAATTTCTTTCTTCTGTTCCAGTTTATATAAAAATCTGCTGAACTTCTCCTGTTCCTTCTGCGGATCGTCCTGCTGCTGTCTGCTCAGATAATCATCCAGCTCTTCCACTGTCATTGCCAGCGGATTTTTACCGTCCCGGATCATTTGCAGAGTGGCTGCAGGCGTCATCTTCTGAACGACATTGCGCAATGCCTGATCAGCCGCTTTTACTGTCGCTATATTTTCTTCCGTGATCTCCAGTTGATTATAACCAAGTATTCTCACGGCTCTCTTATTGGCATCGGTCGTCTCCAGTCCTAATTCTTCCAGCAGACTTTCCGTACTGTCAAACGCTTTTCGGATAGAATCTCCCATATCACTGCGCGGAGCGGTCTGGAATGTTTCATAACTCTCATTGGCCTTTTTGTAAGCTAAGGCCAGTGCTTCCCCTTCCTCCCTTACCTGATGCAATGTAAATTCAGACTGTGAAACACTTACCCGGCCCACAACTGCTGCCGGCATCTGCGGGATACTTTGAACCGCAGCCGTTGCCTCTTCGTACAGTGCGGCTCTCTCCGCAGTCTCCTGCGTCCCTTCCCCTCCAAATAAAATCCTGTTTTGCGCATCTTCGACATCTTTCAGAGCCTCTATCACTTTTTCCAGCTCTTGTGTCTCAATCGAATAACCGCTCTTCAACAGTTCTCTGTTGGCAGCGATTGTCATCTGTAGTCTGATTTCTTCCAACTGCCTTCTGGCCGCAGCGTTCTCTTCCGTAACATGATAATAACCACTTTCCAGTAACCTTTGCGCCGCATCCAGATTGCGCAGTGTCAGGCTCTTTCCCTGACCGGCAGTCAGATCTGCCGCCTGATCTGAAAGCTCCTGCGTCCGCTTCCAGATCTTTGCCGCCTGTTCCCAGAGAGAAAGAGCTCCTGTCAGATTCGCCCTGGAAGGTTTTTTTCCGTCTGCTACTGCTGCCGCCATCGCCTGCATTAATGCTTTCTGCCCGATCGGCAGAGAGATATTTTTCATTTCCATATAAGAAGTCAGAGTCTCTTTCGTCAGCGGGATACCGGAGCTGATCAGCCACTTTGCCCCTTCTTCGGCCTCCGCCACTCCTTCCAGTCCGGCATCTTCAATGATATGATCTATTTGAGATTTTAGTCCGTCCCAGTTAAAATCTTCCGCTTTTTTTGTCAAATATCCGAGATCGTCCCGATAATAGCCCTTTCCCTGTCTGCCCATCTGCTCCGTACTACTGTACTGTGCCACATAAAGATCTTCTATAACCGGTTCTTTTCCGTTCGTAATCATGTATTTGGCAGCATCATCACTTGGCTCTGACAATTTCCCTGCCTCTTCCAATGCCTGAAACGCCATTTTTGCAGTCTCTTCCGTGAGTGGCACACCCATCTCAGAAAATGTCCGTGACATTTCTTCTGCCAGTGCCGCATCTCCTGTTATTTCCGTCAGCGTTTCCATATCGATCGTGTCCGTATATCCTGCTATCGATACCCCAGCCTGCATCAGAGACGCCTTAATCCTGTCTACGATCGTCACGGCAGTCTCCACTTCCGTATCTCCCGGTTCATAACCGTTCTCCTGAAGATTTGCAAAGTCTTCATCGGACATTGTATTCGACATAACTGCCATATAGTCGCGCGTCAGAGCAACATTTTGCCTGCCCGCTTCCTGCATAATCTCTTCTGTCGTTTTTGCATGTCCCTTTTCTATCTCATGGCCGGAAGCTGTTTTCCCAATATCAATCGTATAACCGGTTTCTGTGCCGATCCTGCGGACCGCGGATTCTCTCTGTGCTGTCTGGTATCTTTCTATTTTCTGATCCCTGTCTGTCGGCTGGAATGTGATTTTCATACAATCTCCTTGTTGTCTAAAAAGTAATAGAATAAAAGGCAAGCGCACAATGCACTCACCTTTTATTTCGGCTTGCTCTATAATTTTCTTAACCTAAAAAACAAATATGGCAGATGTGTACGGCGGAAGATCAAAACAGATTGAATAATCCCGGTAGTCGCACGGCGTTTTTTCCGCTGCGATCGACAGAGGAATCTCATTGCCATCTCCTCCGAATTTCGTATCATCACTGTTGAGCAGCAATTTATATTTCTTTTTATCAGGGACACCGACACGATATTCCTTTCTCTCCATCGGCGTCATATTCATGACAAACAACAATTTTTGTTTACCGGACGGACATTTGCGGATAAAGGCATAGGTACTCTGTTCTGCGTCGTCAGCTTTAACCCATTCGAATCCTTCCCAGCTGTTATCAATTTCATGCAGACAGGAATACTTCCGGTAGATTTTCAACAGTTCCGCTACATAGTCCTGCATACCACGATTTAATTCCTCGCCGAGCAGAAACCAGTCAAGCTCTCTCTCTTCACTCCACTCTCTCTCCTGACCGAATTCCTGGCCCATAAACAACAGTTTCTTTCCCTCGTGACCGAACATGTATGTATATCCGGTCCTTAAGTTTGCATACTTGTCTTTCTGGTATCCTGGCATTTTGTTGACCATCGAACATTTGAGATGAACGACTTCATCGTGAGACAGCGGCATAATATAGTTTTCGCTGTCATTATAGCTCATGGCAAACGTCATCGCATAATGATTTCCCTTCCGATAAATCGGGTCCAGTTTCATATATTCGCAGAAATCATGCATCCAGCCCATATTCCATTTAAAGCTGAAATACAGACCGCCTTCCTCGATCGACCCTGTTACTTTTGGCCAGGCAGTCGATTCCTCAGCGATTGTCATCACACCCGGGAATGTCCCGCGGATGACAGAATTCATATGTTTGAAAAATTCGATCGCTTCCAGATTTTTATTATCGCCATATTTATTGGCCACCCATTGACCATCCTGCTTTCCATAATCCAGATAAAGCATGGAAGCGACAGCGTCAACCCGCAGACCATCGATATGAAATTCTTTGATCCAGAAAAGAGCGTTGGCAATCAGAAAATTGACAACTTCATTTTTACTGTAATTAAATATTTTCGTTCCCCAGTCCGGATGTTCCCCGAGTCGCGAATCCGGATGTTCAAACACGGCAGAGCCATCAAATTCCGCCAGGCCATGTGCATCTTTTGGAAAATGAGCGGGTACCCAGTCCAGAATTACGCCGATCTTATTCTTATGAAGTTTATTGACAAGATATGCAAACTCTTTCGGCGTCCCATATCTGGAAGTAGGCGCATAATAACCAGTCACCTGATAACCCCAGGAACCATCAAACGGATGTTCTGCAATTCCCATCAGCTCCACATGTGTATAGCGCATTTTTTTCAGATATTTGACAAGCGCGTCTGCAAATTCCTTATAACTGTAAAACCCTTCACTTTCTTCATCAGGATGGCGCATCCAGGAACCGATATGACATTCATAAATTGCGATCGGCTCCGCATTCAGATCTTTTTTTTCTCTCGCTTCCATCCATTCGCTGTCTGACCATTTGATATGACCGAGATCGGTGATGACAGACGCCGTATCAGGCCGTTTTTGTGCATAATTGGCAAAAGGGTCCGCCTTGTACAATTTTCTTCCATCCTGCGCTGTGACCAGAAATTTATATAATTCTCCCTCTTTGATACCAGGTATAAACAGAGTATAGATACCGATGGGACCGATTTTTTCCATCTCATGAATTTCCTCATCCCAGTCGTTAAAACTGCCTATAACATTGACTTTTGCCGCATTTGGCGCCCAAACCGCAAAAAATACCCCTTTTTTCCCCTTTTCTTCGGATAGATGCGCACCCAGTTTTTTATAAATATCATAATGCGTACCCTTCGCAAACAAATACTGATCTGCTTCCGAAATAAATACAGTCTCCCGCTCTGCCATGTCCGGCTCCCTCCTTTTTACTTTATACGAAATCCTTCTCCCGTAAAATAATCATATCGTCGCTGTCATAACGTTTTCCCAATAAAATATCCATAAAATGACCCATATTTTTTTTGCCGGCATGAAAGATCGCCTCATCCACAATCTCCTTGACTTCTTTCATCGTCACCGAATGTTCGCTCGTCTGCATTTCCGCTATTCTTGTATATAAGGCAAGCACACCGAGCTCATCGATCACATATTCCTGCTCGAACGCATACCGCTTTCCAAACAATACAAGAGAATCATTGTCCAATGCCTCCACGTCAATCCTTAAATTAAAATTTTGATGGAGAATCTGATGAGTGTCAAGCAGTTTGTTCATATTGATCTTTGTATCTTCCAGAATAACGATGATTCCCTGATTTTCCTGCTCCAGCAGTTTCGTCATAGATTTGATCGCTGTTTCTTTCAGTTCCCCTGCTCCCTCTACAATCAAAGCGCCATTGTCTAGCTTATCGAACGTCTTCTGCATATCCTTATGATTCAGCGCCTGTCCGGTGATCTTTGCCATCTTTCCGGAGAAATTATTGTCCGTCATCTGAATCTCTTTGATAATATTTTTCGCCAGCTTGATCGTACCCATCCCCGGTTCTCCGGTCAAAATCACATTACCTGTGTACGAAGCGAGACTGATCTGATCAAGTGTGCTTATGATCTGATTTTTGGTAGATTTTGTCTGGATAAAAGAGCCAAAAAGTTTTTTCTCTTCTGCGGTCATTGCACGCTGTGGTTTTTCCAGTCTCTCCTCTTTTATCTCGCCGGCTGTTCTCTTTTTCTGTTCCCGTCCTGCTTCCTCCGCAGCCTCTTTGTCTTCACCTGTTTCTTTTATCTCAGATTTTTCTGCTTTCTCTTTTTGTATTTCTTCAGCTTCTGCCTGTTCTTGAGTATTTAGAGGATTCTCCACATTTTCCGCTTCTATTGCATGAGCAACATCATCTGCTGCATGGACGGGCTCTTCTGAATCTTCCGTATGTACTGTTTCTTCCGCAGCTTCTGTATCCTTTGTCTCTGCGGTTATCTCCTGCTCCGCCCCCGACTTCTCTCCTTCTGCCACAGCTTTGCCTACGGCTTCCATTTCTTCCTCGGTAAAATTCTGAGTCGCACTCTTTTCCTCGATTTCTTCCAGTTCTTCTACTTCCGGAAGATCTTCCTCTGAATCCTCTGCTTTTTCCGGTTTTGCTGCCTCCTTCAAAGCCCCTTGCTTTTCCTTCTCAATGGATTCTTCTGCCATAGCATCCAATTCTGCGAGAATTCCCTGCCTTGTTGAGACGTCAAATTGAGAAAAGATCTCTCCGGTCTGTTCTTTCACCCTCTGTCTGACAGCTGCTGCCCGTTTTTCTTCATTCTCCTTTTTCATCTTTTCCCATTCAAGAAGAATATCATTGATACTGATCTGGCCTGTGATCTGTTTTTCAATGCTGTCCTTTGCAGGCATTACAAATCTGATCTGGCCGTTGTACTCCTGAGACAGTATATCGTCAAAATCCCCGGTTGTTTCTCTGGCCATACTTTCCGCAGATGGCATCAGAGACTGTGAAATAGCCATTTCTGTCTGTGGACTGACCATTTCCGGCTGAGGACTGACCGGTTCCCGAACAACTGCCGGTTCCTGCAAAATCTCCTGAGGAAAGGTGACAACCTTTTCCCCGACAGAAGGAATTTCCATCGTATCCGTATCTTCAAAATATACTTCTTCTGCCTCAGGTACTTCTTCTTTTATCTCTTCGTATGCTTCCGGTTCTTCCTCCTCCGGCTGTTCCAGAAGATTGGTCAGGATTTCTCTCGTAAAATCTCCTGCCCCATCCATATATAATTCTTCCGTCTGTGACTGATGAGTCTGCGGCTGCTGCTCATATATTGTCGGTTGTGGTTCATAAACCTGGGCTTCCGGCTCATAAAGCTGTGTCTGAGTCTCGTAAAGTTGTGTCTGAGGTTCATAAAACTGTGTTTGAGGTTCATAAATCGTAGTTTGTTGTTCATACATGCCGGGATCCTGCTCGTACATTCCCGGTTCTTCTTCATAAACATCTATCTCATCCGTATCGGCTCCGGTCATATAATTTCTGATTTCATCCGTACCAAGGTCAGAACCGATGGCCGTATACTCTATCGTAGGCTGTGCTTCCCCGGAAGACTGTTCTTCTCCGAGTACTTTTCTCATACTCTCTGCCAGCTCTTTTTGCAGATTGATCGTCGCATATTCCCCTACATTAACCGGTTTTACTTCAATATTCAGTTCATCATCCTCAATTTTTTGCGGGATCGGTGCGGACGGCGCCGGAACACCTTTCAACTTTTTATATTTCTTCTGTTGATCCGTGTTCAAAGGGGCATGAAGCATCTTCAGCTCCAGTGCTTTCAATACATATTTCCCTTCCCCAAACCAGAGTACGAGCTCATCGCACTCTTCCACACATTTCGTGCCGAGTCCGATTCTGTGATACAGATAAGCAAGCTCATAAGCCCATTTTTCTCTGTATTCCCTTCTTTTTAATTCTTCCAGGACAGCAATCCTCTCTTCCAGCGTCACTTCCTGGGCTTCGTATAATTTATATTGGAGTACGTATCTTCCGTTATCTCTCGGTGCTGTCTGGACAAATTCTTTATAATATTCCACTGCGTGTACGACATCATCCAATTTGATTGAAAGTTCACAGAGAGAGTAAATAATCATCCTTCCACCCGGATGACGTTCATAAGCAAGCAATAAAATTTCTCTGCTCTCCTCGTATCTTCTGTTGATTTTATACAGATCACTAACCGTACAGAGCATATTGACACTTCTCACTTTACGCCAGTCGATACTATCCGCAATCTCCATTGCCTCTGTATATTTCTTTCTTCCGATTAACGTTTTGATTTCCTCTGAACGAATCTTATATTCATATTTATCCAACGTACTCACCTCTATGGAATCGTATACACAATTCACACAATAACCCATTGTCAATGTTTTAAGTTTACCATAGGCCCTTTCATAAGTCAAAAGAATCAAGACGATTTGCCCTTCAGAATATCACTCAGACATGCAAACTGAGATAAGGTCAGAGCTTCCCCTCTGACAGTGGCAGAAAGTTCCATTTGTTTCAACGCGTCCTGTATCTGTTCTTTTGTCACCTCCAGACTTCCTGCATTACCAAGACTGTTCGCCAAAGTTTTTCTTCTCTGTCCGAACGCTGCCCGGATCAGTGAAAACAGATATGTTTCATCTGCTACCTGAACTGGATTTTCTTTATATTTGTTCAGCCGTACTACGGCGCTTCCAACATTTGGTCTGGGAATGAAACAATTAGGAGAGACGTCCATCATTACTTCCGGTCTGGCATAATACTGTACCGCCAATGAAAGTGCGCCATAATCTTTCGTGCCCGGCCCGGCCTGCATTCTCTCAGCCACTTCTTTCTGTACCATAACTGTGATGCTTTCAAGTGGTACACAGCTCTCAAATAATCCCATAATGATCGGCGTTGTAATATAATACGGCAGATTGGCAACTACTTTGATCGGTCTGCCTCCGTTTTTCTCCTCCGCGAGCGCTTTCAGATTGACCTTTAATATGTCTTCATTGATAATTGAGACATTATTATAGTCCGCTAACGTCTCTTTCAGAATTGGAATCAGAAATCTGTCGATCTCCACCGCAATCACTTCTCTGGCAGACTCTGCCAGATATTGGGTCATCGTTCCGATGCCAGGTCCAATCTCCAACACACAGTCATCTTCTGTCACTTCCGCAGCTTGTACGATATTATCCAGAATATGAGAATCGACCAGAAAATTTTGCCCGTATCGTTTCTGAAAATTGAAGTGATATTTATTTAAAATCTCAACAGTACTGGAAATCTTTCCTAAATGTGCCATAATTTCTCTCCGTTCTCTCTTGTTATCTCCACTACCTTATCATAAGAAATTCCCTTTATATTGGCAATCTCTTTTGCAATAAAAGGAAGATTCAGAGAACTGTTCCTTTTACCGCGGTTTGGAACCGGCGCCAGATAAGGGCTGTCTGTCTCAAGGACGATCTTTTCAATCGGAATATATGCCACCGCCTCTTTTAATTTTTTGGCATTATGAAAGGTGACAACACCTCCGATACCAAAATAATAGTCCATATTTAAAAATTCTCTGGCTGTTTCCTTTGTATAAGAAAAACAATGGATCACACCGCCTGACCGTTCCGCGTGAAGTTGCTTCATCATATCCAGAGTATCTTTGGCCGCCTCTCTGGAATGAATGATAACCGGCAGGTTTATTTCCTGTGCCAGATGAAGTTGCCTCTCAAACCATTTTTTCTGTATTTCAGGGGAAGGTTCTTTCCAATAATAATCCAGCCCGATCTCTCCGACAGAAATCACTTTTTCATGATCACACTGTGCTCTCAACCACTGGAAACTCTCTTCTGTCAACTCTCCGGTTTCACTCGGATGAATGCCTGCGGCGGCATAGACAAACGGATATTTTTCGGAGAGAGCAATCGTTTTGCTGACACTTTGCAGGCTGGAACTGACATTAATGACATTTTTAATGTCATTTTCCGGCAGACTGCACAACAACTCGTCTCTGTCTTGTTCAAATGCGGCATCATCATAGTGGGCATGTGTTTCAAATATCATAAAGGTTCCCTTTCTTTGCTTCTGCAAATTTTATAATTTTCACAAATTTTATATTTTTTATATTTTTTTTAATAAATAGCTTGCAAATCAAAAAATATTATACTATAATCATTAATACATTGTAAATAATTTATGAATGGACAAGCGCCTTTAGCTCAGTTGGTAGAGCACCTGACTCTTAATCAGGGTGTCCAGGGTTCGAGCCCCTGAAGGCGCACTTATAAGTACCATCTTTGGGGACGATAAGAGCCTTGGGGATGGTACTTTCTTCTTTGTATCTCTGTTCTCTCTTAATCTTTTCTTTAATTTCCAAAACTTTATTGTAAAATACGGACCCATTTAATATAATTAACTTTATAACATATAAGGGTTTTATCAAAGGAGGAGGATAAAATATGTACGGAAACATGTATGGAAAAGAAAATGGAAATCAAAATGAAAAAGAAGACTACATCGAACTGCAGATCCCAAAAACAAAATCATTTCCCACAGCTGTCATTATTTCTCTGATCGCCGGTATTTCCGCGATTGTCTGTGTCAGCATATTTTCCGCTTGTCTGTTAAAATACAAGAC
The sequence above is a segment of the Lachnospiraceae bacterium JLR.KK008 genome. Coding sequences within it:
- a CDS encoding TatD family hydrolase encodes the protein MIFETHAHYDDAAFEQDRDELLCSLPENDIKNVINVSSSLQSVSKTIALSEKYPFVYAAAGIHPSETGELTEESFQWLRAQCDHEKVISVGEIGLDYYWKEPSPEIQKKWFERQLHLAQEINLPVIIHSREAAKDTLDMMKQLHAERSGGVIHCFSYTKETAREFLNMDYYFGIGGVVTFHNAKKLKEAVAYIPIEKIVLETDSPYLAPVPNRGKRNSSLNLPFIAKEIANIKGISYDKVVEITRENGEKLWHI